The following DNA comes from Apis cerana isolate GH-2021 linkage group LG14, AcerK_1.0, whole genome shotgun sequence.
TAACATATGGTTTTTAAGATTAGTTGGTTTACTGAAACCACGGCTACAAATATGGCACCTAAATGGCCATAGCCCATTATGCACGTACATATGACTCTTAAGATCTCCTGGTGTTGGGAAAGATTTAGAGCATTGTGAACATTTGTGTGGTTTTTCCTGAAACATAAGAATGAAAGCATTCTTTACTGCGAgttttaattgaaacaaatcattattttttaaaatgttttataaaacgatgtaatttcaaaattataataaatttttatttcctttaattattatttttaacatattaaaagtaattgttGTTATGGCTATactatatagtataattataaatattttatttttaaaaagttatattcaataattactgCCTAAGTAAatgctaatattaatattaaaaatctgttgTTATTAGTAGTAAACAATTCGATgtccaaattttaataatattgaataaaatgaaattacattgtttttcagatataaatttaaaaattttatcttttgaaatcTTTGTTGATTTTATGCATAACAtaatctgtttaaaaaaatttatttctatcatataaaaatacgctttcaaaataaaatgcattgaagtccattatatttattaaatataaatctaaaaaaagtaccattcaatttttcatattaatgtttcatatttaCTCATCACTTGCAAGCGTTCGttggtaataatatttatatttaaatcttaaaaaaaaaaaagagtacaTCTGtcgatattacaaaatatctcaaagaaaaaattcacaaataaactaatatatttatttttaatgatattagcacaaaaattagaaacttTCTTCTATAGTACaaattactaattaaataaaaaataaaattctaaagttatttttatttgatcaacttacagaaaatatataaaaatttacgaaatgttatacagatataaaaataatgaaataacgattgtaatagataaatagaaatataataaacggcAATGATTgcagagaaatttatatacaaaagtaATTGCTGttcattattgtataaattgaaattaaaaactgttaactttgaaagaataaaggaATTCACGACATCAGATTATCCTATTTCTACCTATGTCCAATtccatataataaagaaaaaattcgaacacCAAAATTATCGTCGATATATTCGTTATCCCGACTCGATCGGCTCGTCGAACGGGAATAAAAGAACGCGTCATGGTCTCGCGAAAACACGATGAAAAGGTGGCGAGCAAGGGTAAATGTGATGAGCGTAAAAGTTGTAGCGGGCACACGAGAATGAATAGAATGGAAGAGGGACGCGAATGGGAGACAGTAGGAAGACGAAGGAGAAAGATGTCAGGGAAGATAGTGTAAGTAACTGTGGGCAAAAGGTAGACGGGAGATAGAGTTGGAAAGCGATGTTAACATAAGATCGAAGAGAGAACCAGAAGAGTCTGCTGCCTCTGGGTATATTCTCCGTCTCCCTAATTGGATTGCATTCCAAGCAGTAGCGAGTAATGGACCAATTACAGTAGCTGATGGCAAGAGCAACCTATATGGCTCCCGAGATATCATTACTTCGCTGGATTAGAGAAACTCATATGGGGGTTTCCGCtctgataaataaaaacttcgaCCGATCTTTTACCACTCGCGCCTCGCGTTACCGCTCCGCGTACCGGTTTCCTGCATTTTCCCGATCGCTACCAGATCTTACACCCGACTGGGATAACCgaggataaaataaagataaacttCTTCGAGAGATTCGATATGCGTCGATTCTCGATttgcctttttttcttcttcctctttttcttttctatattctataaattttaagttaactGCATTCTcagatattgatatttctatGATCAGatgatagaatttaataagaattcattGAGTTTAATATGAAAGTTTTTTcagcaattaaaatattaattgtaaataggaataattaattttaaaaaaagaaaatcatctatttttgaagaagaaaattatcctcatagaagaataaaatatgataaatatacgtattttaaattttaatctatttaatctatttggaagaaatttattatagagaaGGTAACGAAATGGCTCAAATGGGTCAGTAATGTCAGGGAAATTTAGGAAATTAATTTGCCCGATCGAATCAATGTAtctaaataagtttaaaataatttcaagatcaTATTAGatcaataaattcattttgatttgagttacaatcaatattaatttatcgtattttagCGAATTCTTCAGGTTTTTGGAACTTACCTTGATATGAGTCATACGATGATAATAGAGATTGGAGGAGGCTGTAAACTTCTTACCACAAACAAGACATTGATGAGGTTTTTCACCGCTATGGATTCGTTTGTGCGTATTCAGCGAGCTCGATGTTGAGAAACCCTTGTTGCACACCATACAAACATGCGGTTTCTCTCCTTCAATTTAATAGTAAGGTTAAATTACTTGAACTAATGGTCAACAGttcaaattgtttgaaatatcttaaaatttcttaaaaatttcttttgcctatttaaaaaaaattaaatctctttCTAATCTATAGATACGTGTAGGAGAATTTTGAtagattagatattattatatttataaatacattacaaaaattaagaaacaaaataacatCTAGctattgcaaaattaattaattttttaaaataagatataaatatttatttacttttataataaataattaaaagttattgaattatttagaatCATATGTTAAATAAAGACAAACctaagtttgaaatatttaataacaattaaagattaaaatttcaagtattaaaataagggctgatcaaaattttcattatctttcctttttttttaaagaaaattatagggcaaaaagagaattttaatagcaaattttaaaaatgattatattttactcaCCTGTGTGCGTTCTCATATGACGTTTCAGGAGAGAAGGTCGGTCGAAAGATTTCCCACAAACTTCACACGGCAAAAGaactctctctcctcttttaaTTGTCGTTAAAATACTGCAATCTAAATGATCTCCTGTCAAGGACAACGTCGATGACGAGGACTCCTCGGATGTTGATTCGTATTCATCCACCTCATAATAGGGATGCGAGATAGTTGACGACGAATGATGAGAGAGCAATGCCATGGATAAGTCTAATGGGGATTCTTAAACACAAAATCtggttattaaatattatttttaaaattttattacaccaGCCATGCAGAACTGATCATTTGacttctgaaaaatatattaaaatgaagaatttttcagaaaatcgaGTCGATcagttttatttctaattataagagatgaagaatttaaaaaaacaatctgtatttttttcaacatttaaaatctattttaaaaaattcatataaatattctatattaattattataaaaaataatttgtattattttttatattgactGAATAAGttctttatatgtataaatataaaaacaaaattatatttttgttattaacaatttgttttttcaaaaatatcgatctttATCTTATCCTTAACATTACAGAAAGAtacataatcttttattttattttattatactatagtaaatttattttttttttccgcttatattttaattcattatcttttttcgaaacatcatatataatattttaaacatttcttatatttgacATTTGATCTATGTCTCCCCATTAAAACGGATCctagaaattctattaaacGTATTAACATTCACACACACAAATGACAACGTTAAACCTTCTTTTATCCGCCATTGTATACCACCAACACGATATCTTAtccgatataatattatccatTTTCTCGGTTTCTTTCAAGGCCAGATCTCCTAGCAAATATCGCGGCTGTAACCATCCCCCACACTGTCCCCCATTTTATCCTCTGCGATTCTCTTCTTCGGTCGGCGAGCCCTCCTCTTCGGAATTGAAGGTTCGCCGGCATTGTACTGTCTTTTATATCCCCCGGTAAGCGCGGGGGTCTGCGCATTTGAATCATGAGCGAACGAACGAGCACCTTGTGATCCAGCCGACAAAAATACCGGCTTATATTTGCATTTCAGATTTGTTAGCcaactttctttcctttctttttcgattggCTCGCGATTGCGCCGATTAACGCGATTGCACCCGGCCAAGATTTCAATCGGCACGGTCCCGCAGCAGCTTTGCCATCCGCTACGGctttcgatcttttttttctttttttttttttttttattttactcgaACACGCGAAACGTGGCTCGATGCTCTTtcgaataagtttttttttttttttaaatgataaattgaagCAATTTTACGTGTTATGCAAATTAATGTTTCTTAATAGGCTGACTGCTGATCGAATTTTCTAACTTATATCATTGGGTCGAGAAATTCAAGATAGAAGgtcaattaatgtaatttgcTTCAAGATGAAAGTCTTTAATCGAAGTAATAATCTAAGTAGCACGAAGATGTTTTATGTGGTTGTCTTTTAATTCTCTGTAGTATTTGGATACAACTTatgcatattaattttcttctggattttcaaaaaatagaaaaattatttagatttaacacttttttttaattaaactttttagttaaaataattgacaACGTCGTAAaacgtattaaatttataaaaaaatattaaggcaggaataaaaattttttaaagaagataaaaaagatgtgaactaaataattaataaatattgattatatatattaagattttattcgcttataaaattttattcgcttttatatcgattttcgtaataattatttaagataatcTTAAACAACTCACCATCTAAAATGGAGTCAATCGTGCATCTGTAGAGAGCAGACCTCGAACACATGTCGTGTGGTATAAAGACGAAATCTTGTTCTGCTGTAGGAAGAAACCAAGCTACTAATTCTGTATCCGGTTGAACATCTTTTATTACTTCAAAGATCGGATCCCCTGAACCACATGAACagaaaaaatgtaagaaatgttattaatttacattaatgaaaaataaaagaaaaaaatttctttaaattagattattagtattaagtattcgataaaatataattattattttgcattgaaatttataataattataattaatgtagtaaatttattcaaaggaaattttagataaaaaattgtcattcgtgataataatgtaaaatattaaaaattaattaagtaatattttaaagagtcATTTTAAAACAGTAAAGTTACGAGGCtagtaatttgtaattaaactgaaaaatatttatcaggaTTGAAACGGATGTACACTATCATTTGctgcaatattttaattctcataacttattccatttttttaacatgtatTAGCTTACCTTTCACTTTGGTACCAATTAAGTTTACTTGTTCGTCATAAGACTGAACGATACGAAGGAATCTTATCCAATTGCACTGACGCTTGTTAAGGCtgtaatttgaaaagaagACTTCATCGTAGCAGCCATATTCGCGTCTGATCTGAAATAAATCGCAGTTATGAAAAACTTACTTTAAAATCTCGTGAAAATAACCATTAGAACTGTTGTAACTGTTGTATCATTAGAACTATTGTAATTGTAActgtttgtataaaatattctacatgatttttgattttttttatattaaatgtaaaaacgaAGTTacgaacatttttaata
Coding sequences within:
- the LOC108004466 gene encoding zinc finger protein 726-like; the encoded protein is MALLSHHSSSTISHPYYEVDEYESTSEESSSSTLSLTGDHLDCSILTTIKRGERVLLPCEVCGKSFDRPSLLKRHMRTHTGEKPHVCMVCNKGFSTSSSLNTHKRIHSGEKPHQCLVCGKKFTASSNLYYHRMTHIKEKPHKCSQCSKSFPTPGDLKSHMYVHNGLWPFRCHICSRGFSKPTNLKNHMLLHLGRCSNKKIVKSISDY